The window TTCTCTTTCCATGTTATTTGAATTATAGAGCAATAATTGCGCCGGAAGTGCGACCTTGGGGCGAATTCATTTTAACATGCTGATTTATATATACAATAACCTATAGGACTTCGACGCACAACAATATAGATAGGGTTTTATTTGAGCAATAGGTCATATATGACGTATTAATCTGGTAGGCTCACTGTTAACAAATGGTAAGGCCGGTTATTCCTTATAGCTGTGAGATAATAATGATCTTTCTGGGGCAAACTGTTTCACTAAAGTAAAGCTACTTTCCTTCAATTCCATCTACTCCACACCTGAGAACTTACCGGTATTAGTTTTCATTTTTTCCCAATAGGGCCAAACACCATGTATTGGGGTCAGAAAAATTTGATCAATAGCGATTGGTCATAGACTGATTGTGGGATTGTTTATCACTGAACTTCGATTTTATAAATCAACAGTTATCAGTATAAAACATAACCCCAAATCAAATCCACAAAGAACAAGACAGATCTGCTATATTTCATGGTAGGGAAATTTCCACGGAAAAACGATACCGAAAACAGAATCATTTCTTTGAAAATTTTTCAGTAATCATCCGTCGTTTAATAAAGATAAAGAATCGTTTCCAATCTTGAATACATAGAGATAAAAATGTGCCAATGGTTCCTGCGGATGCCATCCCTACAGGGCATCCCTGCCGACCGCAAAAGGGGCATACGGCAAATACGGCATAAAGACCTGTAAACCCGAACCAGGAGGCAAATAACCTAAAGAACCAGCCAAGTGGAGATAAGGTTATTTCGGCGTGCGAGCCACCTGTTTTAGTATTTTCAAGGGAATGGTTTTTCAACTTTTGATTTTTCATGTTATCTCTTGCCTTTCCATATATGGAAAGATTCTTACCACGACTTGAGATTAATCGCAAAGCAACGGCTTCTATTTTATAACCAAAACTGTTGACTGATGGTATCTATACTCTGGTTTTAAAATTTTCGACCTGTGCGGGTGGCTTAAGCAGCCAGCTTGCACAATTCCGGACAATTCCGGGGACAGGCAATTCCGGGGACAGCATACCTATTAATTTGCAACTGATCAAATTCCAATATATCTGCTCATTATGGCAAGGATAGCACCAGTAAAAATTCATAAAGGCTATTGCCGAGAAATGGTATTAGTCTCCCGTTCTGATAAAAACTTATAGGGCGGATTACCATAACTATTAAACACTTGATAGACCTGTAGATGTTGCTTTTTTTAAAATTTTCATGAAAAAAGGAGTTTTCACCAAAATTTAAAATCAAGAACAACGAAGCCTTTTCAGTTTTTTCTTTGCATTCACGTAAACTATTTTCCCATTTCGCCACTCAGGTATTTCTAAGTCCAGATTTGCTGCTTTTTCGATTGCTTTGATTGCGGCTCTGCGCATTGCATCAAGTGCAGATTTTGAATTAGATTCATTTTTCATTGTTTTTCCTCCATGATCAAAGGTTGATCTCCAGAATTATCGAAAACAATCCAGTCATCTACGAGCTGTTTATAATGCTTTTGAAAATTATCCCAGCCTCTACTATACCTTCTGATAATCACATCTTCCGGCACACTATGCCCTCCTTGAGCAACCCGGAATTTTACGCGTCTCACCGCCAGTTCGGCATCGGGCAAATATAAAAAATACAATATGACTTCATAACCAACTGCCCGCCATTTTTTAATTCGATCAATGAAGTTCAATCCACTTAGCGTTGTCTCAAATGCAAATGAAACTTTGTTTGAGGTCAATGTTTCGATTCGTTTTAAAAATATCTTCCCCCGCTTCTATGGCAATGCTTTCCGGGTTGAAAGGAGCAAGCCCTTTTGCAATCATATCAGCGTTTATAAAATTTAGGCATTCAGCCTCCACTGGGAGATAGTTCTCTGCGAAAGTGGTTTTTCCCGCCCCGTTAGGCCCTGCAATAATATAGCATTTTAGGCTTTTATGTCTCGACATCATTATCTCTTCTGATTTCAGCCAACTTATTGTGCAAAATATACCGTTTAAACTATGATAGAACAAGGAGGAACTTCATAAGAATGCTGGTACTGAAAACTCAATAACGCTTGCATCGACCTAAATTCCCCGGGCACTCAGATATTGGGAAGGATATCCATAATACGATCAAGTAATACCAGGGTCCACATAATGGTATATAAGGGCTCCCAAGCCTTTATGGAGAGGGCGTTGGCTACTTATGTTATTGGTGACAAGGATCAAAAATTTGGAAGATCAAATCAGCAAACACCCGGGCAGAGGGAGATATCCTTAATCCCAATCAAGCAGGGCTCCGGCCAATGTAGCGCTTGAATTCCCGGCTGAACTGGGATGGGCTTTCGTACCCGATCTTGTCGGCTGCCATGTAGGCTTTCATACTCTGCTGGGACATAAAATACCCGGCCTTATTTAATCTTATTTTTTTGACATACTGCAAGGGAGAATCAAAAGTGATCTCCTTAAAGGCTTTATGAAAAGCGGATGAACTCATATTCGCTATCCTGGCCAGTTGGTCAACCTCAATTTTTGGGCCGACAATTGAGATTCAAAGGTCGAAAGGTTTGAGCATGCCCTGGTGGACGAGAAAATTGATGATCTCATCCACGCCTTTGCCGGTTTTCATATTGGCAAAAACAAAGGGCTTATTCCCCCTCATGCGTTGGGTGTCCTGTTCCATGACTTCAAGGGATGCACCGACCAGAGGGGCAAGGTCCACCTTATTGATCACCAGAAGATCGGACCGGGTAATGCCGGGGCCCCCTTTACGGGGGATTTTATCCCCTGCCGAAACGTCAATGACATAGATGGACAGATCTGCCAGCTCCGGGCTGAAGGTGGCACTCAAGTTGTCGCCGCCGCTTTCCACCAGCACCAGGTCAAGGTTTGGGAACCTTTGGCAAAGGTCCTCCACTGCGGCCAGGTTCATGGAGGCGTCCTCACGGATGGCCGTATGGGGGCAGCCCCCGGTTTCAACACCCATGATCCTGTCTGCAGACAACGCCTGCCGCCGGATCAGAAACTGCTGATCCTCCCGGGTGTAAATATCATTGGTGACCACGGCAAGTTCGTACCGGTCCCTCATTTTCAGGCAGATGGCCTCAAGAAGTGCTGTTTTTCCTGATCCCACCGGTCCCCCGACGCCCACGCGAAGTGGTGCTGTTTTGCTCATCTGTTCTCCTTGGAGGCCTCAAAATAGCGGCCTAAAATACAGATCTTAAATTATTGATGTGAAATTATGATCTGAAAAGTCTGGTATATTGTGTTTCGTGGCAGCAGCTGGCCATGGCCAGGGCCGGCAAAGAGCTGCCCATCTGTTCAAGGCGTTTTAAACTTAATCCCAGGTCCGTTGCTGTGTCGATGGCAGGACATAGCCTTGACAACACCCTTTGGCCAGAACTCTGGCCCAGGGGAATAATTTTTACGGCAGCAAGAACCTGGTTCTCAAGCCAGGACCACAGGTATCCCCTGGCTGCGTCCCGGACCGGAATCTGCCATGTGGCCGCGGCAAAAGCAAACCCGGCAAGCTGGGATGTGGCAATGACCTTTTGCCACGATTCATGGCCTGTTGTTTCAAAGGATTTGCCCATGCCGGCGTGGCAAAGCCCCAGCTCTTTGATGATGGCGGCCATGGCCCGGCCGCGATCCGCTTCTTCGTTGCGCAACTCTTTAGTTTCCCGGCAGGCCCTTACCCACCGGGCCGCTTCGGTAAAGGCGTCCAGGTCCTGCTGAACAACCGCCTTGTAAAGGCGTTGAAGCAACGGAATATCCACATGGGCCATGCCGGTTTCAAGAACATTGCCAAGCCATTGTTCAAGGGTGGTTTCATCAGTGATCCACCCCTTTTCAACGGCCCATTCAAGACCCTGGGAATAGGCAAAGCCTCCTGTGGGAAGGGACGGGCTGACCAGGTGCATGAGCCGGATCAGCCATGGGGCGGCCATGGGGCTATCCTGGGCCCCGTCAGTGGTGATGGTGGTGGTGTTGCCCATGGCCGTACGCCCCTGTTTCAGGCTCAAAGGGCGCCTGCTCCACGGTGATGGAAAGCCCTAACCCTTTGACCATATCATCCAGGACATGGTCGTGGGGATAACGAACAAAGCCGTCCCGGATTTCAAGATCAACATGGCGGTTTCCCAGATGGTAACAGGCAATGTTGAGCTGCCGGGGGGTTTGGGCCCGGGCCGTGGAAACATGTTCACGGGCGGCAATGATCCTTACATGGTATCCATCGTCACTGCTCACCACATCTCCGTTCCTTAAAATC is drawn from uncultured Desulfobacter sp. and contains these coding sequences:
- a CDS encoding AraC family transcriptional regulator, with translation MSSSAFHKAFKEITFDSPLQYVKKIRLNKAGYFMSQQSMKAYMAADKIGYESPSQFSREFKRYIGRSPA
- a CDS encoding zeta toxin family protein — protein: MTSNKVSFAFETTLSGLNFIDRIKKWRAVGYEVILYFLYLPDAELAVRRVKFRVAQGGHSVPEDVIIRRYSRGWDNFQKHYKQLVDDWIVFDNSGDQPLIMEEKQ
- a CDS encoding urease accessory protein UreF: MSLKQGRTAMGNTTTITTDGAQDSPMAAPWLIRLMHLVSPSLPTGGFAYSQGLEWAVEKGWITDETTLEQWLGNVLETGMAHVDIPLLQRLYKAVVQQDLDAFTEAARWVRACRETKELRNEEADRGRAMAAIIKELGLCHAGMGKSFETTGHESWQKVIATSQLAGFAFAAATWQIPVRDAARGYLWSWLENQVLAAVKIIPLGQSSGQRVLSRLCPAIDTATDLGLSLKRLEQMGSSLPALAMASCCHETQYTRLFRS
- the ureE gene encoding urease accessory protein UreE codes for the protein MIELTHKIKNPTTDEPATLTLPWEKRIKSRQRVVLDNKEEAGLFLERGQILRNGDVVSSDDGYHVRIIAAREHVSTARAQTPRQLNIACYHLGNRHVDLEIRDGFVRYPHDHVLDDMVKGLGLSITVEQAPFEPETGAYGHGQHHHHHH
- the ureG gene encoding urease accessory protein UreG, whose protein sequence is MSKTAPLRVGVGGPVGSGKTALLEAICLKMRDRYELAVVTNDIYTREDQQFLIRRQALSADRIMGVETGGCPHTAIREDASMNLAAVEDLCQRFPNLDLVLVESGGDNLSATFSPELADLSIYVIDVSAGDKIPRKGGPGITRSDLLVINKVDLAPLVGASLEVMEQDTQRMRGNKPFVFANMKTGKGVDEIINFLVHQGMLKPFDL